A stretch of the bacterium genome encodes the following:
- a CDS encoding isoprenylcysteine carboxylmethyltransferase family protein, which translates to MVRISASGYVEAEAEDACGEGDGTMVLLKLIMSGALTIAIFGGLLFLPAGTLHWWRAWVFLGVVCVATVATYVSIFPGNEALLNERLKGPIQQGQPLADKIVTVALVATTFGLIAFIPLDVFRFRLMGEPGVLVSSLGLVLFVAGWWIIALGLRENAFAAPVVKLQAERHQTVIDTGVYAVVRHPMYAGGILFFVGMPLWLGSYAAALLASVPIATVVARATIEERFLRRELAGYDAYMARTRYRLIPFVW; encoded by the coding sequence GTGGTCAGGATATCCGCCAGCGGGTACGTCGAGGCCGAGGCCGAAGACGCGTGTGGCGAGGGCGACGGGACGATGGTCCTCCTCAAGTTGATCATGAGCGGCGCGCTGACGATCGCCATCTTCGGCGGCCTCCTGTTCCTGCCGGCAGGCACGCTGCATTGGTGGCGGGCGTGGGTGTTCCTCGGTGTGGTTTGCGTGGCCACGGTGGCGACGTATGTGAGTATTTTCCCCGGCAACGAGGCCCTCCTCAACGAACGCCTGAAGGGACCGATCCAGCAGGGACAGCCGCTTGCGGACAAGATCGTCACCGTCGCGTTGGTCGCCACCACATTCGGGCTGATCGCGTTCATCCCCCTCGACGTCTTCCGGTTTCGCCTGATGGGCGAGCCCGGAGTCTTGGTGTCATCGCTTGGGTTGGTCCTCTTTGTCGCGGGATGGTGGATCATCGCGCTTGGCCTGCGAGAGAACGCCTTCGCCGCGCCGGTCGTGAAGCTCCAGGCAGAGCGGCACCAAACGGTCATCGACACCGGAGTCTACGCAGTCGTGCGACATCCCATGTATGCGGGGGGCATCCTGTTCTTCGTTGGCATGCCCCTGTGGCTCGGATCCTACGCGGCGGCGCTGCTCGCGAGCGTTCCGATCGCAACGGTTGTGGCGCGGGCCACGATCGAGGAGCGGTTTCTGAGGCGGGAACTGGCGGGCTACGACGCGTACATGGCCCGCACGCGGTACAGATTGATCCCGTTTGTCTGGTAG
- a CDS encoding gamma-glutamyltransferase family protein, with translation MSATSSPTGARKTRYRPIRGAGAAVVAGHPLAVAAGMRILDRGGNAIDAAIATAAAVAVVRPHMCGVAGDGFFLIYDAGTGRVHALNAGGPAPEAVTPAHFRGGMPDRGGILSTVPGILDGWSQAHARFATLPWAELLHPAIELAERGFPMYESLTHWIQTYQDKYRANGACASVLLTGGHPPAPGTLFRQPDLAGTFRRLAERGARDFYEGELGTTFVRGLADAGGLVTARDLAAYHAVWGEPVRAAYRGHVLHTPPPLSQGWMLAQMLSALAGVDLGTVPYESGDRVVLLANAVRAAFEDRDRWFGDPRWTGFTLDRVLSPSRVAEIRAGLRGRATSAARADRSGDTTALSAIDAQGNAVSMIQSLWTDAGVMIPGTGILVNGRLDSASVRPDHPDLVAGGKTPVYTLHTYMVTRDDRLRLIGGTPGGHSQVQTNLQVVTNVLDYGLSPQEAVEAPRFLLGGALHYDTLSAMFLEGRFPPEARRALESDGYGVTTIADWAELAVEGASPVSVGSAKAIGIDPGTGVRALGVDPRRDAYGAVR, from the coding sequence GTGAGCGCGACCTCGAGTCCGACCGGTGCGCGCAAGACGCGGTACCGGCCGATCCGCGGCGCCGGGGCGGCGGTCGTGGCGGGCCATCCGCTGGCGGTCGCCGCCGGCATGCGGATTCTTGACCGTGGCGGCAACGCCATTGACGCTGCGATCGCGACCGCCGCGGCCGTGGCCGTCGTCCGCCCCCACATGTGCGGGGTGGCGGGCGACGGGTTCTTCCTGATCTACGATGCGGGGACGGGGCGCGTGCACGCGCTCAACGCGGGTGGTCCGGCGCCGGAGGCGGTGACGCCCGCGCACTTTCGCGGCGGGATGCCTGACCGCGGCGGGATCCTCTCCACGGTGCCGGGGATCCTCGACGGGTGGAGCCAGGCGCATGCGCGGTTCGCCACGCTCCCGTGGGCCGAGCTGCTGCACCCCGCGATCGAGCTGGCGGAGCGCGGGTTCCCGATGTACGAGTCGCTCACCCATTGGATTCAGACGTATCAGGACAAGTACCGGGCGAACGGGGCGTGCGCCTCGGTGCTCCTTACGGGCGGCCATCCGCCGGCGCCCGGCACGCTGTTCCGGCAGCCCGATCTCGCCGGTACGTTCCGCCGGCTCGCCGAGCGGGGCGCCCGCGACTTCTACGAGGGCGAGCTCGGCACGACGTTCGTGCGGGGGCTCGCAGACGCAGGCGGGCTCGTGACCGCGCGGGACCTCGCCGCCTACCATGCGGTGTGGGGGGAGCCGGTGCGCGCGGCGTACCGCGGCCACGTTCTCCACACGCCGCCACCGTTGTCCCAGGGGTGGATGCTCGCGCAGATGTTGAGCGCGCTTGCGGGCGTGGACCTCGGGACGGTCCCGTACGAGAGCGGGGACCGGGTCGTGCTGCTCGCGAACGCGGTCCGTGCCGCGTTCGAGGACCGCGACCGCTGGTTCGGGGATCCGCGGTGGACCGGGTTCACGCTCGATCGCGTGCTGTCCCCCTCGCGCGTCGCTGAGATCCGCGCCGGGTTGCGCGGGCGCGCGACGTCTGCGGCGCGGGCGGATCGGTCCGGCGACACGACGGCGTTGTCCGCGATCGACGCGCAGGGCAACGCGGTGTCGATGATCCAGAGCCTGTGGACCGATGCCGGCGTGATGATCCCCGGTACCGGGATCCTCGTCAACGGTCGGCTCGACTCTGCGAGCGTCCGGCCGGACCATCCGGATCTCGTCGCCGGCGGCAAGACGCCGGTCTACACACTGCACACGTACATGGTGACGCGGGACGATCGGCTGCGTCTCATCGGAGGGACGCCGGGGGGGCACAGCCAGGTGCAGACCAATCTCCAGGTGGTGACGAACGTCCTCGACTACGGGCTTAGCCCACAGGAGGCGGTCGAGGCGCCGCGGTTTCTGCTCGGCGGCGCGCTCCACTACGACACGCTGTCCGCGATGTTTCTGGAGGGTCGGTTCCCGCCGGAGGCGCGCCGCGCGCTCGAGTCGGACGGATACGGGGTCACGACGATCGCGGATTGGGCCGAGCTTGCCGTGGAGGGCGCGAGCCCGGTGAGCGTCGGTAGCGCCAAGGCGATCGGAATCGATCCCGGGACGGGCGTCCGGGCGCTGGGGGTGGATCCCCGGCGAGACGCCTACGGCGCGGTGCGCTAG